In Papaver somniferum cultivar HN1 chromosome 1, ASM357369v1, whole genome shotgun sequence, a genomic segment contains:
- the LOC113356133 gene encoding uncharacterized protein LOC113356133: MHEYSVRMKGFMHNTVDDLRVMNYFRVKFRRVKQYDPIQCCWFPPDQREMLLCCDRASRNNPGVAGAGVVARDTRCGVVGSMEIGMGITSKFLAELYCIVVVLEWAVQWGFRKILIRSNSASVINILEKKTLMWFVQQRWEDVCARNDSIRFVHSFREGNFATDKMARRGCNLGNGVGMYYVDRPDFLRSIELPNVAYFRFK; encoded by the coding sequence ATGCATGAATACTCTGTTCGCATGAAAGGGTTCATGCACAACACAGTTGATGACTTACGTGTAATGAACTACTTCCGGGTTAAATTCAGAAGGGTTAAGCAGTATGATCCAATTCAGTGTTGTTGGTTTCCTCCAGACCAACGGGAGATGTTATTGTGCTGTGACAGGGCCTCTAGGAATAATCCAGGCGTGGCTGGTGCTGGAGTTGTAGCAAGAGACACTAGATGTGGTGTTGTAGGATCTATGGAAATTGGGATGGGCATTACGTCCAAATTTTTGGCTGAGCTTTATTGTATTGTAGTTGTCCTTGAGTGGGCGGTTCAATGGGGTTTTCGTAAGATTCTCATTAGATCGAATTCTGCAAGCGTGATCAACATTTTGGAGAAAAAAACTTTGATGTGGTTTGTTCAACAAAGGTGGGAGGATGTTTGTGCTAGAAATGACTCTATTAGATTTGTGCATTCGTTTCGTGAAGGAAATTTTGCTACTGATAAAATGGCTAGAAGAGGTTGTAATTTAGGAAATGGTGTGGGCATGTATTATGTAGACCGACCAGATTTTTTACGCTCTATTGAGTTACCAAATGTTGCTTATTTTCGTTTTAAGTAG